One Pelodiscus sinensis isolate JC-2024 chromosome 24, ASM4963464v1, whole genome shotgun sequence DNA segment encodes these proteins:
- the MCL1 gene encoding induced myeloid leukemia cell differentiation protein Mcl-1, whose product MLALKRNAVIGLNLYCGGGPALVPSSPASPSGGAAPPPSAACPSGPSAEGDRPSPLIGRSPWGPNGPSEGARALMDEGPRALIGSPGTPPALVAGATRPASLWLPEEELDGCEPEAERLGPADGSLPSTPPEEADDADGLYHDSLELISRYLREAADPAGPGGAKLFKRLLSGPRGAGPAAMEKALDTLRKVGDGVMEKHQIAFQGMLRKLDIKNEEDLKSVSSVATHVFSDGITNWGRIVTLISFGAFVAKHLKSINQENCINTLAGIITDVLVSDKRDWLVNQRGWEGFVEFFRVEDLEGSIRNVLVAFAGFAGLGASLAYMMR is encoded by the exons ATGTTGGCGCTGAAACGCAACGCTGTGATCGGCCTCAACCTGTATTGCGGGGGCGGCCCGGCCCTGGTGCCCTCCTCGCCGGCCTCTCCGAGcggcggggccgccccgccgcCTTCCGCCGCCTGCCCCTCGGGCCCCTCGGCGGAGGGCGACCGGCCGTCGCCGCTGATTGGTCGGTCGCCTTGGGGTCCCAACGGTCCCTCTGAGGGGGCCCGCGCGCTGATGGACGAGGGGCCCCGGGCGCTGATTGGCTCCCCGGGGACCCCCCCGGCCCTGGTTGCCGGGGCGACCCGGCCGGCCTCGCTGTGGCTCCCGGAAGAGGAGCTGGACGGCTGCGAGCCCGAGGCCGAGCGGCTGGGCCCGGCCGACGGCTCCTTGCCCAGCACCCCGCCCGAGGAGGCGGACGACGCCGACGGGCTGTACCACGACTCGCTCGAGCTCATCAGCCGCTACCTGCGCGAGGCCGCCGACCCCGCCGGGCCGGGCGGCGCCAAGCTCTTCAAGCGGCTGCTGAGCgggccgcggggggcggggcccgccgCCATGGAGAAGGCGCTGGACACGCTGCGGAAGGTCGGCGACGGCGTCATGGAGAAGCACCAGATCGCCTTCCAAG GGATGCTTCGGAAACTAGACATCAAGAATGAGGAGGATCTCAAGTCAGTGTCATCAGTTGCAACCCATGTTTTCAGTGATGGAATAACAAACTGGGGTAGAATTGTAACACTCATCTCTTTTGGTGCCTTTGTTGCAAAACACCTGAAGAGCATAAACCAGGAGAATTGCATCAACACGCTAGCAGGGATCATCACAGATGTGCTTGTCTCAGACAAACGAGATTGGCTAGTTAACCAAAGAGGCTGG GAGGGATTTGTTGAATTCTTCCGTGTAGAGGATCTAGAAGGTAGCATCAGGAATGTTCTGGTGGCTTTTGCAGGCTTTGCTGGACTGGGTGCAAGCTTGGCATACATGATGCGATGA